A stretch of DNA from Rattus rattus isolate New Zealand chromosome 18, Rrattus_CSIRO_v1, whole genome shotgun sequence:
tcattcattcattcattttcattcattcattttcattcattcatttgttcattcatttgttcgttcattcattcattttcattcattcattcattcattcattcattcattcatgtgttcATAGCTACTGTTGACGCCCATTGAAGCTGTGGTCTTAGAGCTGGGCCGCTCCCAGAATAAAACAAAGTTTCTGCTCTCACGAACCTTCCAGTCCAGATGAGGGTTATAAACAATGAGCAGAGATACAGAATGGCTGCGTAGATCACCAGATCAATAACGAAGGCAGAGGTGGAGGGTGAGTCAGAGCCCTGGGTGTAGGCATCCTCTAGGAGACTATGACCCAGGAGGCAGAATGCCTTTTGGGGACattgaggcagaggctggaggacaggGAGCAGCAGGTGCCAGGCAGGGCGAGCCTGCTGTGTCTGTTTTCCACTTAGCTCTTATGCACGattggttttccttcctttctccctttcccattcttttcttttcttttttttccagaactgaggaccgaacccagggcctagcaagcgctctaccactgagctaaatccccaacccctttccctttctttctaaaAGGCCCCCACTGCAAATAGGGTAATAGTCTATGGCACCCAGAACATGTCTGGTCTCATCtcgaatagaaaaataaagaaggaatcaCTTAGGTAGGCTGGTCAAGATGCATGTGCGGACCTTGATGAGGACTCTGAGCTCTTGCAGGTTTTCAGGGCCCCAAGTTGTCAGTGGGGCAGACTCCCATTGAGTATGTCTCCTCAGTAAGGGACGGAAGAGAGCCTTGGTCACACAGGCATGTGTCAGGATggagcagatgctggaaagataCATCTGACAGATTCATCCCAGCAGAGGAGAGGAACGCACCATCAGGGGACCCATTATTTTCCCTGTTATCTTGTCGAGCCACGCACTTCCCGCCACCAGGTGACCCAGATCCTCCAAGTAGATGACGTCACGCATGTGCCCACTTTGGAAGGACAGGGCCAGCAGATGGGGGGTCACCAGCTTTGGATCACGTGTTGAACATTGTTGATGCAACCTGCCCTTTCTGTGGCCTCTTGGTATGAATCATCTTTGAGCAAACATCGTTAACCCAGCCTGGAGGGTTTTACTAATACCACTCGGCACCAGATCAAGGTCATGTCAGGGGAGATACCCACGCTACCCGTGTATCTTACAAGAGGGACTAGCCTTCCATATCAGCACACTCTCAGTCCGTGACTGCACCCCAGAAACACCTTGCAATCTTACTCAGCGTGGACCCCTCCTTTGGCAAATGCTCTCACGCTCTAATCAAATAGACCTGTGGTATAAAGTCAAGAACTCGGAAGCTCATCCATCACTCGTGGTCTTCCCTGGAAGCTGCCATGGAGCACAAGGTGATCTGTGTCCTCGCCATGGTCCTCATGCTGGCTCTCAGCAGCCTTGCCCAGAACCAGGAAGGTAAGACAAACCCTCTTGTTTCCTGCTGGCCACGGCTGACAGACACTGGTCCCCAGAGGCTATTGTGACCTGGTGCTTACTTCCAAATTTTCTCTATGCagacagtaggctgggcccttgAAGGCCATTGCCCTGTTTATAAGAACACAAGAACTTGGATGGCTGGAGCAGCAGGCGGGGCCCTAGGACTTCTGAGGGACAGGGAGAATGAAGCTTCTACATCTGGGCTCTATCTTCCCTTGTTGATGCAAATGCTACACTGATCTTAGAGCCTCATCTGCAGATGTGACATCCAGCCATCCTCTCCCTGGCAGGCAGCCCTGCCCAAGTACTTGAGCTGGGACTGGGCCTTCAAGAGATGTCTCTAGATCCTGGGTCCTTGGATCCTTAGGGTGCGCccagttctgggaaccaaaccccttCTGGAGCCCTATGTTATCTGCCTAGCCATCATCCCTCCTTGGGGTGGAGGGTCTTGTGACCTATGACCTTGTCTCAGCTGCCTCGTGGGCATCAACAAAAGGCTCGAGGCAGTGGCTGTGCGTGAGCTGTGCTCTTCCCGGCTGTGAAGAGCTTGGCTCTCAGATACAGTGTTGAGGAAGCAGGAACAGGGACGTGTCCAAGCTAAGGTGCATCAGAGAAGCTAATACCTTCCAGCATCTTCAAGGCCCCTTGAGTGGGAGGAGGTagtgggggggggagcagggaggTTGGAGGAACCATGTACCTGCCTAGGCCCCTCCGCTCCAGCCTGTGACAGAGGACATGAGCCAGTCTGGGAAGCTGATGGAGAAATGAATGGTTTTGGAAtcgaaggggaagggaaaggggtaCATCCACCAGCTGCTCtgtgctctctccagtctctccttATCCCCCAGTCCCTGCCACCATGCAGCCTCTCTTGCTTTCCTCTGCCCCATTCCCTGGAACGGGGCTCAACCCTTGTTTCTGGGTCACATGGTGTCTTTGACCTTTTTTCCATACAGCTTTATCTGTAAATAGATAGACATATCCTACAGAATGCCCTGAAGGGAACTTGCTTTCAAGAATTTCCTCAAGTGACCAGCAATGAACAGGCAGGacagagatcttttttttttttttttcttttctttttttttttttgagctggggaccaacccagggccttgcgcttgctaggcaagtgctctaccactgagctaaatccccaaccccaggacagaGATCTTTTAAGTCCTGCTTGGAAACGGAGTCGGAGGCCACAGGACGGCAGaaacatcccttcctctcttGGCTGCTGATTCTCCATGGCTTAAAGGGCTCCTTATGACCCCTGACTGTCCCGTGTTGTGGCCAGTGGTCACCTTAGCTTTCTAATGGAGTCACAGCTTAGAGGCCAGCACCCCCTCCGAGGCCACCAGCAAGCGGATGACAGACAGGTCCTGATCTTATCTTGAAAGATAAGATTCCATTCTTCAATAACATTTTAGGTGATCCTCATGTCAGGAAAGAGCTCTGGGGGCAGCCCCTGATCAACCCCCGCCCAGGCCTCTGACCCTGATACGTTCTTGGGACACCATTGTAAAGGCTCAGCCTCCTCTAAAGGGAGCTCTTTTCTCCCCTCAGTCTTGAAGTCCTCAGCCCGTCTCCAGGGCTCCTGCCAGCCGCAAGCATAAGTTCCACACAGTGGGATGATTGTACCACGCGTGGCTCATGTCCCTCATGGGTCTGTTAGCCTCTGAGTTCAGGTGCAAGGGGTGGAGAGTCAAGCCTGAAAAGTCTGACAAGGGGTCCCCTTTGACTTGGCTGTCTGTCATAtctgaaacaaaaacacaacctCTGGGAATGCTCATCAGCTtcctggaagaaaaggaagagggctGCAAGACCTCTGTTTTCGCCTCCGTTTCTTGTCGCTTGGCACAGTGTCCTTGGCTTTTGCCACGTCAGTACCTCCACCATATGCACTGCTCAGTAAGTAGTTATTTATTAGGCCAGTTTACTGACCAAGTGCGGAAACTAAGGAGCAAACAGTTCATCACCCAGCAGAGGCAGCTGTGGAAGCCCGAGCCCTTCAACTGCCCCAGTGTCTTTGCATCTACAAACGAGGACTGTATCCCCCTGCGTATTCAAACCTGGCTCCCAGCGGGCGGTGTCCTGTTCCCTCAGAGATGGAAGCAGTGTGACAACCTCAGGAACCTAGCCCATGACTCACTTCTGCCTTTTGTCCTCACTTTAGAAGCATGTGCCGTGATGCCCCGGGACAGAAAAAATTGTGGCTTCCCCGGTGTCACCGCCCAGCAGTGCAAGGAAAAGGGTTGCTGTTTCGATGACAGTATCCGGGGGATCCCATGGTGCTTCCAACCTCTGGTCATTGAGAGCCAGCAAGAAGGTACGGTCATCTGTCAGCGTCGTCGGGGAGGAGGAGTTAGTAGAAAGACCCACATGAGACTGTGGGGCCAGTCGGTATCACTGGTTGGTGGTCCCTGGATGCCTGCGACATAGCTAAATCTGGGTCTGGGGGTGAAAGGTCAGTGCTGAGAGACTGGCCAGGAAGGGGCTCCTTTTTACTTGGCTATTTGTCCGAATCCAGTCATGGGGATGCTCACTGGAGCAGTGAGGGGTTGGCAAGGGAAGCCACTctctgcgtgcgtgtgtgtaagtgtatgcatgtatgcagatgcgtgtgcacacgtgtatgcatgtgtgagaggGCCAGATGTCAACATCATGTCCCATTACTCGGGAGCCACCCACCTTCCTTTCTGGGTCATTCACTGGGATGAGTAGATAGGGGCTCTCCCGTCTTCATCTCCACAGTACAACTTCTTGGGTGGagccagagattgaactcaggtccccaaaGCTTGCAAGGCAGGTACTTGGCCCAcggagccatttccccagtcccGAGAGTCTGTGCTTTGCAGAGAATTTTCCCATTGCTACTTTGAGCCAAAGCTTTCTGCGATTGCTTAAAGAGCAAGACAATGCTTATTCTCACGAGTACCCTTGTACGAAACACTGAGAGGccaccaaggagccaattccTATGCAATCGCACTAGGGTCTTTATTTAAGTTCATGCTCAGGCCGGCCGCCATCATGGATGCAGCGGGATGGGAGGGTGAAGCCCCGAGCCCAGTTTCAAGCAAGTATTTATAGAGGAAAGCAAACGAGCAAAGGGGTTTCCAGCCTGGCACACATCTCATGGGGGAATTTGTTGCCCTTTCAAATGATTAGCtcgtgctgggagccaaa
This window harbors:
- the Tff1 gene encoding trefoil factor 1 codes for the protein MEHKVICVLAMVLMLALSSLAQNQEEACAVMPRDRKNCGFPGVTAQQCKEKGCCFDDSIRGIPWCFQPLVIESQQEEECPF